A part of Sulfurimonas sp. genomic DNA contains:
- a CDS encoding sensor domain-containing diguanylate cyclase, translating to MITSIYFQQYLSILEKYVSTSITNTNGVITYVSPAFCKMTGYTQKDLLGKKHTILRHPDTSNEIYKDLWATIMQGKPWHGRMRNCTKNKESYWIDVHIEPIFNNECIVGYQAIQQNITNEALFETLAKIDALTGLFNRYTIEELTQLFINESRLYKKSFSVIMVDVDDFKQINDNYGHQVGDEVLKKLSEIFQTLIRSNDRIGRWGGEEFLILLPQTSYIQAKEMAERLRIGLSSYKFDTIGYKTASFGVAEIEAKDTIESIIAKADKALYLSKEMGKNLVN from the coding sequence ATGATTACAAGTATATACTTTCAACAATACCTTTCAATATTAGAAAAATATGTATCAACTTCTATCACGAATACTAATGGAGTAATTACATATGTTAGTCCTGCATTTTGCAAAATGACCGGATATACACAAAAAGATCTACTAGGTAAAAAACATACAATTCTTCGACATCCGGATACATCAAATGAAATATATAAAGATTTATGGGCAACGATAATGCAAGGAAAACCTTGGCACGGACGCATGAGAAATTGTACTAAAAATAAAGAATCATACTGGATTGATGTTCATATTGAACCTATTTTCAATAATGAATGTATAGTCGGATACCAAGCAATACAGCAAAATATTACAAATGAAGCATTATTTGAAACACTTGCAAAAATTGATGCACTTACAGGCTTATTTAATCGCTACACAATTGAAGAACTTACTCAATTATTTATAAATGAATCACGGCTATATAAAAAATCTTTTTCCGTAATTATGGTTGATGTTGATGATTTCAAACAGATTAATGATAATTATGGGCATCAGGTAGGTGATGAAGTATTAAAAAAACTATCTGAGATTTTTCAAACACTAATTCGTTCCAATGACCGTATCGGCAGATGGGGCGGAGAAGAGTTTCTCATTTTATTACCGCAAACATCTTATATACAAGCAAAAGAGATGGCAGAACGATTGCGCATCGGATTATCATCTTATAAATTCGATACAATCGGATATAAAACTGCCAGTTTCGGCGTTGCTGAAATTGAAGCCAAAGATACAATAGAGAGTATAATAGCCAAAGCCGATAAAGCGTTATATCTATCAAAGGAGATGGGTAAAAATCTAGTAAATTAA
- a CDS encoding helix-turn-helix transcriptional regulator, whose protein sequence is MKDILNLSEDYIDEMYREIGKNVKKIRMEKGVSQLKLAQAIGHRSVSIVSLAEICHNKQHFNIEHLVKIAYVLDVDICEFFPKNFYE, encoded by the coding sequence ATGAAAGATATACTTAACCTTTCCGAGGATTACATTGATGAAATGTATAGAGAAATTGGAAAAAATGTTAAGAAAATACGAATGGAAAAAGGGGTAAGCCAATTAAAATTAGCGCAAGCCATAGGACATCGATCTGTCTCGATTGTCTCATTAGCGGAAATTTGCCATAATAAACAACATTTTAATATTGAACATTTAGTTAAAATTGCTTATGTATTAGATGTTGATATTTGTGAATTTTTTCCAAAGAATTTTTACGAGTGA